The following are encoded together in the Triticum dicoccoides isolate Atlit2015 ecotype Zavitan chromosome 6B, WEW_v2.0, whole genome shotgun sequence genome:
- the LOC119326162 gene encoding histone H2B.2-like gives MAPKPAEKKPAEKEPAVEKAAEKKLAEKEPAAEKAAEKKPEEKEPAAEKAAEKKPAAEKPPATAGKKPEAEKRLPAGETASKAGGGEKRGREKGKRRKETYKVHIYKVLKQTHGKELGITSKAMAAMNSFVDDMFERLAAEAGKLARYNKKSSIGPREIGTSVRLLLPGDISRIAFEHGDAAVDRFKNYNVSYVSPEEE, from the coding sequence ATGGCCCCCAAGCCGGCGGAGAAGAAGCCCGCGGAGAAGGAGCCCGCGGTGGAGAAGGCGGCCGAGAAAAAGCTCGCGGAGAAGGAGCCAGCGGCGGAGAAGGCGGCCGAGAAGAAGCCCGAGGAGAAGGAGCCCGCGGCGGAGAAGGCGGCCGAGAAGAAGCCCGCGGCAGAGAAGCCCCCGGCAActgccgggaagaagcccgaggccgAGAAGCGTCTGCCAGCGGGAGAAACGGCCTCCAAGGCGGGCGGCGGCGAGAAGCGGGGCCGGGAGAAGGGCAAGAGGAGGAAGGAGACCTACAAGGTCCACATCTACAAGGTGCTCAAGCAGACGCACGGCAAAGAGCTCGGCATCACCTCCAAGGCCATGGCCGCCATGAACTCCTTCGTCGACGACATGTTCGAGAGGCTCGCCGCCGAGGCCGGCAAGCTCGCCCGCTACAACAAGAAGTCCAGCATCGGCCCCCGGGAGATCGGGACCtccgtccgcctcctcctccccggcgATATCTCCAGGATTGCCTTCGAACATGGCGACGCTGCCGTCGACAGGTTCAAAAACTACAACGTATCTTATGTATCTCCGGAGGAAGAGTAA
- the LOC119324717 gene encoding histone H3.2, translating to MARTKQTARKSTGGKAPRKQLATKAARKSAPATGGVKKPHRFRPGTVALREIRKYQKSTELLIRKLPFQRLVREIAQDFKTDLRFQSSAVSALQEAAEAYLVGLFEDTNLCAIHAKRVTIMPKDIQLARRIRGERA from the coding sequence ATGGCCCGCACGAAGCAGACGGCGAGGAAGTCCACCGGCGGCAAGGCGCCGAGGAAGCAGCTGGCGACCAAGGCGGCGCGCAAGTCGGCGCCGGCCACCGGCGGCGTGAAGAAGCCGCACCGCTTCCGCCCGGGCACCGTGGCGCTCCGGGAGATCCGCAAGTACCAGAAGAGCACCGAGCTGCTCATCCGCAAGCTGCCATTCCAGCGCCTCGTCAGGGAGATCGCGCAGGACTTCAAGACCGACCTCCGATTCCAGAGCTCCGCCGTCTCCGCGCTGCAGGAGGCCGCCGAGGCATACCTGGTGGGGCTGTTCGAGGACACCAACCTCTGCGCCATCCACGCCAAGCGCGTCACcatcatgcccaaggacatccagCTCGCCCGCCGCATCAGGGGCGAGAGGGCCTAA